Proteins found in one Mycoplasmopsis gallopavonis genomic segment:
- a CDS encoding IS3 family transposase: MLIFYIFKGEKMGKHFTEEQEKEIYNTFFQLGKKDAIELMYKYGAKAKDKYVKARLRRILKHYNFNMNKKPRKPGTGRSRKAKEQDINWDIFTREDLIEIAKRYREITKDKFKTEKVQEASHINMASYKLAILLYLCRQTISKHKRNNFAPRIKSRKIKYQDLIIDSFKQNRSKYGRQKLKYFILKHYKIDINERTLGRYMNALGLFCNVRKRKKLKEVKNTSVIKENIVNRDYNDVYNRNIYATDVTYLPATKDAINNNVYLSVVIKHKTKEIISFSLSKFNDSKLIYKTFENVDFEKSFILHSDHCSTYTSDDFSRFIQNKGGIISLSKVGNSLDNRVVEYWFSNLKTELIRDLNIKAMTLSELEKVISNYVHWYNKFRIQSCLNWKTPYEYSMGLSNLINC, translated from the coding sequence ATGTTAATTTTTTATATTTTTAAAGGAGAAAAAATGGGAAAACATTTTACAGAAGAACAAGAAAAAGAAATTTATAATACATTTTTTCAATTAGGTAAAAAGGATGCGATTGAACTGATGTATAAATATGGTGCAAAAGCAAAAGATAAATATGTGAAAGCGAGATTACGAAGAATATTAAAACATTATAATTTTAATATGAATAAAAAACCAAGAAAGCCTGGAACCGGTAGGTCAAGAAAAGCGAAAGAACAAGATATAAATTGAGACATTTTTACACGAGAAGATTTAATTGAAATTGCAAAAAGATATAGAGAAATTACAAAAGATAAATTTAAAACAGAAAAAGTTCAAGAGGCATCACATATTAATATGGCTTCGTATAAACTTGCTATTTTGTTGTATCTTTGTAGACAAACAATATCCAAACATAAAAGAAATAATTTTGCTCCTAGAATTAAATCCAGAAAAATAAAGTACCAAGACTTGATTATTGATTCATTTAAACAAAATAGATCTAAATATGGTAGACAAAAATTAAAATATTTTATCTTAAAGCACTATAAAATAGACATAAACGAAAGAACTCTGGGAAGATATATGAATGCCTTAGGTTTATTTTGCAATGTCAGAAAAAGAAAAAAACTAAAAGAAGTAAAGAATACATCTGTCATAAAAGAAAACATTGTTAATAGAGATTATAATGATGTATATAACAGAAATATATATGCTACTGATGTAACATATCTTCCAGCGACAAAAGATGCAATAAACAATAATGTTTATCTTTCAGTAGTAATTAAACATAAAACTAAAGAAATAATTAGTTTTTCTCTTTCTAAATTTAATGATTCCAAATTAATTTACAAAACATTTGAAAATGTTGATTTTGAAAAAAGTTTTATATTACATTCAGATCATTGCTCAACTTATACATCTGATGATTTTTCTCGTTTTATTCAAAATAAAGGTGGAATAATTTCACTTTCAAAAGTAGGAAATAGTTTAGATAATAGAGTTGTGGAATATTGATTTTCAAATTTAAAAACTGAATTAATTAGAGATTTAAATATCAAAGCTATGACTTTGAGTGAACTAGAAAAAGTGATATCTAATTATGTTCATTGATACAATAAATTTAGAATTCAATCATGTTTGAATTGAAAAACCCCATACGAATATAGTATGGGGCTATCCAATTTGATAAATTGTTAA